CGAGGCGGCGTCACGCGGGGATTGCGCTGCCTGAGGGTCTGTTGGACCATTTCAAACTCCGAACGTTCGATAATGGCGGGCACAGGCACCATGATGTGTTCAGAAACGGGCTTGTCCTTGAATGTCTTGGAATCCCGTTTATTGAAGACCCATTCGCCGATATAGACGCGGTTAGTCAGAATGGCGTGCAAGGTGCCAACGCCAAATCTCGAATTGCGCTTGGTCCGGTATCCTTCACTGTTGAGCCGCTTGACGATTTCCTTGATGCCAAGCGGGCCGGATTTGCCATCGCCATACAGATAGAGCCTGTAAATAAGCCGTATCGTTTCGGCATCGACAGGGTCGATTTCCAGCTGCTTCTTGACCTTCGTGCCACGTCGTTCGACCTCGACAGCGCGGTAACCCAGGGGAACGGGTGACCCGTTGTAGAAGCCTTGTCGCGCGTTTTCTTTCATCGCTCGCAAAACATGTTTCGCGTTCTCCTTTGACTGGTATTCGTCAAAGAGCGCGATCACCTGACGCATCATGACCTGGGCAGGATCGTCATTGAGTTCCTGGGTAATTGACACCAGTCGGACGCCAGCCTTGGCAAGCCGTCTGAGATAAAATTCCAGCTGGAAGCTATCACGGAAAAACCGAGAATATGAGTGAACGACGATAACATCAAATGGATGATCGGCATCCGTTGCGCGTTCAATCATTCGCTGAAATTCGGGCCGGTTGTCATCGGTCGCAGAGGCGCCTGATTCAACGAACTCCTCGACAATATGCCAGACTTTTGATGTGCAGAAACCGGAGAGCTGTTTTCTCTGGTCCGGAATCGACAGATCGGAGTCGGCCTGGCGTCCGGTCGATACACGCAGGTAGGCAGCGACACGCAATGTGGGAGCCACATCACCGGCCGCCAATTGTTTCATGAGTGTCTTTGCCATGCCCGTAATCTCCTGTTCTTCGCTTTGTTCCTGGTTTTTGACTACCGGACAGCCTCTGTGATGTCCGGCATTTTCTTCGGCGAGTTGACATGTCAACCCACTCACAAGATCCACTTTCGTGGGAATGTTGTCGGCGCGATTTGTTCGGTGATGACAAAAACGGCTTTTACACGTTTGCGGCGATGGGGAGCGTCATCAGCTTCGACAACTTGCCCGTCTGTAAAGGTGTCGCAAAATTCCCAACCTTTGATGGCAACTACGTGCCGTCCAAAAAAGACGGCTGTCGGGTGTGTGCGACAATAGCCTTGGCGAGCTTTGAGGTAGGCAGCCAAGGTCGGCTTATCGGTGTGGTATTCCCAATGGCCATCAAAGCCGAATAGCCTGAGAACAGACGCGAGTTCCTCGCTGGTGGTTCCCATTATTGGCGGACGGCGAGGAAAGCCGATCCAGCGGTGTTCGAAGCGGACAAAGCGGTAGGCATCGCGCACCACCGATATGGGCTGCCCTGTAATCGCAGCCACCGCGGTTGGACCACAGAATGCAGACGTTCGCACGTCGTGGATGACATCCTTCAAGCCCCAGTTTGTCAGCGACTGGGACTTGGGAAGCGACTTGGCGATTGTGTTTTTCGGAGCAGCGACCGATGCGGGTGTAGGTTGAGCAGTGTTCATGTTCAGTTTCCTTTGTTGGTTGTGTGGTTTGTATTCGCGGTACAGCCTGATGAGTTGGAGCACCGGGTAAGCAGCTCGCTGATCTGATCAGCGAGATGGGTTTCGATGGCCGCGACCTCGTCGGCAGACACGCGCGGGCGTTCGGACATGTCGAGAATGAGATCCGGCATGGCCCGCTCAGCGGCATGGTTTCGGCGCGGACGTGGCTTTCTGCGTCGCTCTGGCACGGGAATGCCGGGGCGATAGCGAAGCACAGGACGATCCTGAGAGACGGCATCAGAGCGCATGGTCAGCCTCCCAGGTCCTGCTTCGCACTGGCTCGGGCGCATCGCGTTCGCTCGGCAGATAGTCGAGCGTTGTCTGTTTGATATGCGCGATTGCCATGCGCTCGCCGAGCCAGCGCCTGCGGCTATCCTGGTCCGGTTCAGGCAGGCTCAAATCTGCCGCTGCCATCTCCTTGTCGATCCGTCGACTATCCACAACCAGAGCGGTTTCGCCCCTGGCGCGGCTTACCGCGACATAGATGTCATGCCGGTCAAAGGCGGGGGAAACGAGAACTGCGGTCTGCTCGACGGTCGCACCCTGGGCACCGTAGATTGTCGAGGCATAGGCCAGCCCAAGTCTCGCCCGGCCCTGCTCGTCTGTAAGTTCGGAACTGTCGAACTGGACGGTTCTGTCACCGATCCTCACTGTGAGGGTTGCATGATTGCGGAATGCTCTGTCCGTGCCGGGACCAACAGGCTTGACAGCAATCACTCGGCCGACTGTACCGTTGATCACACCGACCCTGTCATTTCGGACCAGGAACCGAATCTGGTCTCCTGCAGCAATGTCGACGCGGTTTGCATGTCCAGACGGAGTAACGGCATCGATCCCGATGTCCTCGCCCCGAATGAGGTGTTTTTCGCGCAGGCGTGTGCGGACCTCTCGGCTGATTGCCGCCACTTCAGCATTGGTTTTCGCGACGATCAGGAAGGAGTTCGGCTTTGACGACCCGAGGTATTGGTCGACACGATCAACCACGGCCTTGACTGCGGCCTTCTCACCATCCGCTTCAATCAATAGGTTCCGCTCGGCAAACCCGGCAAGCGCCTTGTCAGCCTGCCCCCGCCCGAAGGCTGCCACGGCATCACGGGCCCAGGCCTCGCGTTGCCGGACAATGGTTTGAACACGGACTGCCTCGATCGCCTCGGCAACAAGCCGCAGGCCTGACCCCGCTCCGATCGCTTGCAATTGACCGCGATCGCCAGTGAGAAGCACTTTTGCCCCGGCAACCCGAGCGGCGGTTAGAAGACCGTGCATGTCTCGCGAAGCCAAGAGCCCCGCTTCATCGATGATCAGAACAGTTTTCGCATCGAGGAACGGTAACCCGTGTTCTGCCCGCGCAAGCCAGGAGGCTGTGGCCCGCGCCTCAATATCGAGATCGTCGCGAAGGGTATTTGCAACTCTCCAGGCGCTCGCAGCACCAACGACGCGGTATCCGGCCGTCTTCCAGGCTGTGACCGCAGGTGCAAGCAAGGTCGTTTTGCCGGTCCCGGGCGCTCCCTCGACAACCGC
This DNA window, taken from Hoeflea algicola, encodes the following:
- a CDS encoding recombinase family protein → MAKTLMKQLAAGDVAPTLRVAAYLRVSTGRQADSDLSIPDQRKQLSGFCTSKVWHIVEEFVESGASATDDNRPEFQRMIERATDADHPFDVIVVHSYSRFFRDSFQLEFYLRRLAKAGVRLVSITQELNDDPAQVMMRQVIALFDEYQSKENAKHVLRAMKENARQGFYNGSPVPLGYRAVEVERRGTKVKKQLEIDPVDAETIRLIYRLYLYGDGKSGPLGIKEIVKRLNSEGYRTKRNSRFGVGTLHAILTNRVYIGEWVFNKRDSKTFKDKPVSEHIMVPVPAIIERSEFEMVQQTLRQRNPRVTPPRVVTGPILLTGLATCATCGGGMTLRTGTSRSGKIHRYYTCSNAARAGKSACKGRSIRMDTLDTLVVDNLSERLFTSERLADILSAISANRAAKSAEVDQRIIRLQSELTDTETRLKRIYSMVEDGSAEMDDILHDRITSLKLDRDRLKASLERIKTHAVPAANIPPAVIEEFGRMMRENIATGEIPFRKAYLKSVVDQVIVDDKQIRIVGSKHMIESAVFGGKKISQGVRSFERKWRARKDSNL